In Blastocatellia bacterium, the sequence GCTATAGTTATTGGTGATAACTCTGGCGAAATCGACGGGTTGAAGACCCAAACTTTCCCTGGCCCGTTTGGCTGCGCAGCGAATGACGTTGAATTTTTCCATGGCATACGACGCCGGTTCCAACGATTTGGCGTCGATTAAACCAGCCGAGTTATGATGCCCGATGTAGCGGATGCCATAAGGCCCAACGCCCGGGCGCGAAACCAGGCAGCTTAATGAAACATCGCTCTTAACCGACATATCCTGGAACATCATTCTCCCGCCATATCTTCGGGACGCCTTATCGACTGACGCAACCAGCACGTGCTCTGTTTCTCCGACCTCGATCAGGGCGGTCGCTATGCGTAAGGCGGCCACGATGTTGGCGCAGTTGGAGATAGAAATGTGAATCGGAACCGCATTGTCCAGACCCAGGTCGAGAAGCAAGCGGTTTACCTCTGTCGAATTCACCATCTCGTCGCGGTCGAAGCTTTCGGCCACATAAAGGCAAACCCCGATTTTATCTCGCTCGATTCCGGACGCCTCCAACGTCTGAGCGGCAGCATGCCGAGCTAATGCGCGCATCGATAGATCGCTCTCCGCGTAGGACTGGAAGCCCCCCAGCTTGTAGAGTTGCAGTTTTCTCGGGTTGTCTCGTAAGAAGTCGAGCTCTTCAATCGGTTTGAACGCCCCCAGGTAATAGGCGATGCTCAGGATTGACGCCATCTCGCCGTTGCGTGGCCTCGTTAAGGCTTTGTCAAATGTAGGACTAATACTCACGGCTCGGTACCCCGCCCGGAGAGACGCTCTGTGGATCGCGAGCAAATCGTTCATGGGTGCTCAGAGCCGGAACAAAAGTGTTCCAACCCCAGAGCATTTATTGATGTTCGGAATATGACGCTTGCCTTGGCCTCTTCCACCCGAGTTTTCGTGCCCAGCCACCAAGCAGGGCGCGACCTTGCTTCAGAAACCGTCGGGCGTGATGTGAAGAAACGCTGGTTAACTGGCGCACTACGTTTCGGGTCAAAACCACTTCGCAGCCTACTGTGACGTCGCCGGACCGCCTCACGCGGCATATGACTCCTCCGCGCCATTCCGGTGTCAGTGCCGCCTTGAGCCCGGGATAGGCTTGCTCCATCACTTTACAAGGGCGTGTTTCACCGCTAATTGTCAAAACAGCGTCCCCAATTGTCAAGTCGTATCCGATCTTATTTCGGAGATCGATGCCATCAACGAAGAGATTGGCGCGCCTGGTCGTCCACGGCAGATCGGCTACGCCAAGCTCCAAGCAGGCCGCTTCCCAGGCATGGCGGGTAATGACGGTAGCCTGTCTCCGCCCAGGTTGCCCTCGAGCGTCGCTGTTCACGCCCGTTTCTACCGTGATTCGGGCGGCCACGGCCTCCTCCATCGGTGCATGACGAACCGGCCGCGTGGCGATACCGAGAAGTAGTCCTTTGTGGCTCATAGACATTTGGGTAACCAGGAGGCTGAGGGAACGCCGCCGCCGCGCAGGCTACCCGTAGTCGCCTGCGGTGGCGTCAGTCCTTGTCAATTGCTCGCCGACTTCTACCTGGCAGAGCCGCTACGGACGATCTAACCGGCCGCGCCGAAGTTGAACTTTGAGGCGATCTCAAGCAGGGTGTTCGACAAGATGTTCGTCGCTTCGACTAAAATGCCGATACGGTCATTCACCCCCAGAATTAGCGTGCCCACGTGGTTGTGCCCGTCATAAAGCTCCCAGCCCGCGACATTGCGCCCGGTGTCGAGGCCGAACGGTCGGATGTATGAGCCGTCGGCGGGGGAAGATGCTTGCGCCAGCGAGAAGGGGTGGTCCTGAGCGCCTTTGGAAAGTTCTGCGGCGTTCATCCCTGACCGCTGTAATAAGTCTGACGCTTGAGCAGGAGTAAGGGACGCCGGGCCAGTGCTTACCGTAGGCTGGTCGCCGGGAGTTCCCGGGGAGATGACCATCCATGATTGGGGTCCCCGGCCCGGTGAAAGCTGCTGCGAAATCTGCGAGAGCAAGGTCGCCGTCGACTGTACTGCTGATTGCGGGGAGAACTGTGGCGAGAACTGTGCCGAGAGCTGTGCTGAAACCTGCGGCGAAGCCTGCGGCGAAAACTGCGGTGAGGCCTGTGGTATTTGAATGGTCTGAAACGCTTGTGCCATTCCCACGACGCCAGACGCTTGGCCGGGAAACGCCGGCGAGACCTGTCCCAGCAACAGGCCATAGTTAGGGCTTGCCTGCACGGACGCCTGACGGAAGGGCAGGCCGAACGAGTTTCCGAAAGGAGACTGACGGAGGCCCCCGCCGGTCAGGAAGTTCTTGTAGAGCTTGGGCTGATTTCCCAAGTCGGCAATGGAGATTAATAGTGTACTTCCGGACGGGCCGCCATAAGCCACAAAGACTTCATTCGTATTCAACTCGCGGTGGGTTAGTAAAGTCGTCGAACGCCGCTCGAAGCCAGGCACGTTGGCAGGAAGAAGCGCCTCCAGCGGAGACGGATTAGGATTAGGTTGTTTCTTATCCTGGCGTTGTGATTGCTCGGGCTTTTTCATTGGATTCCTCCGTTCTTTCTGTGAATAAGGACCACGCGACCCAAGCGATGGTTGCTCAAGTGAGCAGCACTTTAAGGACTTTGAGGCTGAGACTCCGGATGTGAAACGCGACTTGAGTTTCTCGTGCTCCTCTTTTGGTGGACATTCCAGACCTCCAATGCGAGGTGTGAGATTTTTAACAGTCTGTTTGCAGGCTGACCTCCACAGTGTGCAGTACTAATTGCAAAATGTCAACGAGAAGTGTAACCCGATCAGGGCGGTTGCGAAGTCGACTCAGCGACGCAGAATGAGCTTCAGTGCCTCTTCGAGCCTGGGCTTGGAGCGTCTCCAACACTTCTCCCAGGCGGTTGCAGAGATGCGTCGTGAAGGCATCGGAAGGGCGCGGCTCACCAGAGAGAACCCCGCACGGGCCGATCCTCGCGGCGCAACCGGCGGACATGCGTGATCCATCCGACACGCCCTGGCGGCTACCCAGGTGCGACTTCATCAACGTTCATGTCGGCGAGTTCTCGGACCCGCTTCGCCGCCTGCACCAGCGACTGCGACGCGACTGATGTCGACGGCTGCCGCCGCAGCTGCCCCCTGGCCTGCTGCAAACGCGGAGCGATGAACAGCGCGAGGCTCGACGGGCTCGTGCTCGTCGTCATCGCCTCCATGATGTCGACATTCAGGAGGTCGTAGATACACGAGACGGCTTCGGCCAACGCCAGCGAATCGCCGCCGAGGTCGCCGAAGAAATCATCTCCGGGCCGCACCATCTCGATACCAAGCACGCGCCGATACACTTCGCACACAAGGTCGGTGATCGCCTCGTTCAACACGGTTTGTCCTTCCTTATTGTGAAGGGGTGGGCGGCATGACTCACAATCCCTTGGACTACCTTGCCCCCCGCTTCGATCAACATTGTCTCCGCAACGAGGAGACCGGTCTCGTCCCGGTACAGGATGGTACAGCCGCCGACGGTCTCCAGCACCCCTTCCAGCGTGAACTTCAGATGAGGTCTGACCTCCGCGAGCGGTGCCCAATACTCGCGCAGCTGCTCGATGCCGCGGACCGTTCCCCGCGTGTGCGGAAGCCGGGCCGCCGCCCGCGGCGAAGTGAACACGACGTCCGCCGCGTAATGACTCAAAATCCTGTCGAGATCATGGCTGTTCCAAGCCGCGATCCATTCCTCAGCGAACTCCATCATCGGTTTCGTCACGGAACCATCACCTCGGTTGGCATGCAGGCTTGAAATCGCGGGTGGCGCCACTCGGCCACAAGCTCCAGTGCTCCGCCCAGGAACTTCGCCTTGCACGTCAACCGCTGGATCTTCCCGCTGGAAGTCTTCGGCAGAGTTCTTCTCTTGATGAGGCCTAACGCCATCGGCATGACGTCGCACTCGTCAGCGACCGCCTGCCTCATCGCGGCGAACACCTCCGCGCGTTCCTGGTGGTCGACCGGCGACCTCTCGTCGACTTCGAAGACGACGGCGATCTCCTCAGTGCCATCGACCGGGATGCCGAATGCGGCGCCGCAGCCGCGTCGAAGCCGCGGATGCGCGAGCTCGACCACGCGTTCGATGTCGTGCGGGTACAGATTCCGCCCCCGAACGATGATCATGTCCTTGATCCGCCCGGTCGGGTACAACACCCCGCCGGACATGAAACCGAGATCCCCGGTTCGCAGGTACCGCTCCGCCGAGCCTTCCAGTGTGAATCCGAACTGTTCGTCTCCACCGCCCTTCCAGTACCCGCCCGCGACACTCGGGCCGGCCAGCCAGATCTCGCCAACCACACCGGGTCGCGTCCGCGTGTGGGTCACCGGGTTGACGATTGCCACCTGCTGGGCGTCGACCGGTTCGCCGCACCCCACGATCACGGTGGAGCGCGCGCTTTCCGCCGACGCCCCCTGCTCCGCCGGTCCTGCCGGAACGATTCGACCAGCCTCCAGATCGCCGGCCATCACGCGCATAGCGATTGGGAGCTCGTCCTTTGCGGAGTTCCGGCGCCGCATCGTTACCAGCAGCGTCGCTTCGGCGAGTCCGTACGCTGGGACGAACGCGCCCGGATTGAACCCGGATTCACGGAACATCGCGGCGAAACTGGCAAGCGTCGACCAGCGGACCGGCTCACCAGAGTTGATCGCGAGCACCCAGGAACTGAGGTCAAGGGACCGGCGCTGCTTCTCTGTGACTTTGCGCATGCACAACTCGTAACCGAAGTTGGGGCTCCCGCTGAACGTCGCCGGCTGCTCCGAGATCAGCTTGAGCCAGCGATACGGGTTCGTCGTGAAGGCCTCGGGTGCCATGAGCACCGACGTGATGCCGATCTCCAACGGCAGCAGGATTCCGCCAACGAGGCCGCCGTCGTGAAACATCGGCATCCAATTCACGAAGACCCACGAGTCATCGGCATCGGGAATGCTGCGGTGCACCCGCTGCACCTGCGCGAGCGCTTCCGAGTGCCGCACCATCACGCCTTTCGGCAGGCTGGTCGAGCCTGAGGTGTATTGGATGATGGCCAGGTCGGCAGCGGTCGGGCGAGCCGGCGGCGACAGCGAGCCCGATAAAGCGATCTCGTTGGTCGCCAACCAGCCGTGCCGCGGCGCCCACAATGACGCGATCAGATCTATCAACGGCCGAGTCGAGAGTCCGACCGTGGCCTGCGCGTCTTCCGTGATCGCCTTCAACCGCAGTATCGCACGCTCCGGCCGGCCAAGCGGAGGCATCGCCGGCACCGCCGCAACGCCGGCGATGAGGCAGCCGAAGAACGCGACGACGAAGTCGAGCCCCGTCGGATAGACGAGGACGGCCTGGCGAGGCGGTGGATCGAGTCTGAGCAACCGACCTGCGACGGCGC encodes:
- a CDS encoding MOSC domain-containing protein; this encodes MSMSHKGLLLGIATRPVRHAPMEEAVAARITVETGVNSDARGQPGRRQATVITRHAWEAACLELGVADLPWTTRRANLFVDGIDLRNKIGYDLTIGDAVLTISGETRPCKVMEQAYPGLKAALTPEWRGGVICRVRRSGDVTVGCEVVLTRNVVRQLTSVSSHHARRFLKQGRALLGGWARKLGWKRPRQASYSEHQ
- a CDS encoding phosphopantetheine-binding protein produces the protein MNEAITDLVCEVYRRVLGIEMVRPGDDFFGDLGGDSLALAEAVSCIYDLLNVDIMEAMTTSTSPSSLALFIAPRLQQARGQLRRQPSTSVASQSLVQAAKRVRELADMNVDEVAPG
- a CDS encoding nuclear transport factor 2 family protein — translated: MTKPMMEFAEEWIAAWNSHDLDRILSHYAADVVFTSPRAAARLPHTRGTVRGIEQLREYWAPLAEVRPHLKFTLEGVLETVGGCTILYRDETGLLVAETMLIEAGGKVVQGIVSHAAHPFTIRKDKPC
- a CDS encoding fatty acyl-AMP ligase — protein: MKTIVDLLEYRATTRPDQVAYRFSADGMLGPHGEQDDGELSYAQVLEHARAVAGRLLRLDPPPRQAVLVYPTGLDFVVAFFGCLIAGVAAVPAMPPLGRPERAILRLKAITEDAQATVGLSTRPLIDLIASLWAPRHGWLATNEIALSGSLSPPARPTAADLAIIQYTSGSTSLPKGVMVRHSEALAQVQRVHRSIPDADDSWVFVNWMPMFHDGGLVGGILLPLEIGITSVLMAPEAFTTNPYRWLKLISEQPATFSGSPNFGYELCMRKVTEKQRRSLDLSSWVLAINSGEPVRWSTLASFAAMFRESGFNPGAFVPAYGLAEATLLVTMRRRNSAKDELPIAMRVMAGDLEAGRIVPAGPAEQGASAESARSTVIVGCGEPVDAQQVAIVNPVTHTRTRPGVVGEIWLAGPSVAGGYWKGGGDEQFGFTLEGSAERYLRTGDLGFMSGGVLYPTGRIKDMIIVRGRNLYPHDIERVVELAHPRLRRGCGAAFGIPVDGTEEIAVVFEVDERSPVDHQERAEVFAAMRQAVADECDVMPMALGLIKRRTLPKTSSGKIQRLTCKAKFLGGALELVAEWRHPRFQACMPTEVMVP